One Loxodonta africana isolate mLoxAfr1 chromosome 8, mLoxAfr1.hap2, whole genome shotgun sequence DNA window includes the following coding sequences:
- the RNF148 gene encoding RING finger protein 148 produces MSLRRITLSSHSSASSRLLRLSIFLLLSLPDTKGKAIWTAHLNITFQVGNRIISELGESGVFGNHSPLERVSGVVALPEGWNQNACNPMTNFSRPEQAESWLALIERGGCTFTRKINVAAEKGANGVIIYNYPGTGNKVFPMSHQGTENIVAVMIGNLKGMELLHLIQKGVYVTIIIEVGRMHMPWLSHYVISLCTFLAATVAYLFLYCAWRPRVPNSSTRRRRQVKADVKKAIGQLQLRVLKEGDKELEPNEDNCVVCFDIYKPQDVVRVLNCKHFFHKACIDPWLVAHRTCPMCKWDILKT; encoded by the coding sequence ATGAGCCTACGTAGAATTACTCTTTCAAGTCACAGTTCTGCTTCGTCTCGACTATTGAGGCTTAGCATCTTTCTACTCCTTAGCCTTCCGGACACAAAAGGAAAAGCCATTTGGACAGCCCACCTGAATATAACATTTCAGGTGGGAAATCGGATTATATCAGAATTAGGAGAGAGCGGAGTGTTCGGGAATCATTCGCCTCTGGAAAGGGTGTCTGGTGTGGTGGCACTTCCTGAAGGATGGAATCAGAATGCTTGTAACCCTATGACCAATTTCAGCAGGCCTGAACAGGCAGAGTCTTGGCTGGCCCTTATTGAACGGGGAGGCTGTACCTTTACACGTAAAATCAACGTGGCAGCAGAGAAGGGAGCAAATGGGGTGATCATCTATAACTATCCAGGTACGGGCAACAAAGTATTTCCCATGTCTCACCAGGGAACAGAAAATATAGTCGCTGTGATGATAGGCAACTTGAAAGGCATGGAACTTTTGCATTTGATTCAGAAAGGAGTGTATGTGACAATCATAATTGAAGTGGGGAGAATGCACATGCCCTGGTTGAGCCACTATGTCATATCTCTGTGTACCTTTCTGGCTGCCACGGTTGCTTACCTCTTCTTGTACTGTGCCTGGAGACCTAGAGTGCCCAACTCCTCCACCAGGAGACGAAGACAGGTAAAGGCGGATGTGAAGAAAGCTATTGGTCAGCTTCAACTGCGAGTGCTCAAAGAAGGTGATAAGGAACTGGAACCAAATGAAGACAATTGTGTTGTTTGCTTTGACATATACAAACCACAAGATGTAGTGCGTGTTTTAAATTGCAAACATTTCTTCCATAAGGCATGCATTGACCCCTGGCTTGTAGCCCACAGAACATGCCCCATGTGCAAGTGGGACATTCTGAAGACTTAA
- the RNF133 gene encoding E3 ubiquitin-protein ligase RNF133, which produces MNLLKTGTGRINAVSSWLAKFSFLWLLSQNCCRASAVWTAYMNISFHVGNRVLSELGETGVFGRSSTLKRVAGVIVPPEGKSQNACNPSTSFSRSKGTETWLALIERGGCTFTQKIKVAAEKGASGVIIYNFPGTGNQVFPMSHQAFEDIVVVMIGNLKGTEILHLIQKGIHVTAVVEVGRKHIIWMNHYFVSFVIVTTATLAYFIFYHIRRLWVARIQNRRWQQLTTDLNKAFSQLQLRVLKEGDEEITPNGDSCVVCFELYKPNDTVRVLTCKHFFHKNCIDPWILAHGTCPMCKCDILKALGIQVDVEDGAESLQVLMSNELPGTLSPIDQGANSELPPARLSDKVTHVDEQPRSENDSQPNSVVEEVHPSP; this is translated from the coding sequence ATGAATCTACTCAAGACTGGCACCGGGAGAATCAACGCTGTGTCTTCCTGGCTTGCGAAATTCAGTTTTCTTTGGCTTCTTAGTCAGAACTGTTGCAGAGCCAGCGCTGTTTGGACTGCTTACATGAACATATCCTTCCATGTGGGGAATCGCGTGttgtcagagttgggggagactGGAGTATTTGGAAGAAGCTCCACTTTGAAGAGAGTAGCAGGTGTTATCGTGCCACCAGAGGGAAAATCCCAAAATGCATGTAATCCCAGTACCAGTTTCAGCCGATCAAAAGGCACAGAGACTTGGCTTGCCCTTATTGAACGGGGAGGTTGTACGTTCACACAGAAAATTAAGGTGGCAGCTGAGAAAGGAGCCAGTGGTGTGATCATCTATAACTTTCCAGGAACTGGCAATCAGGTTTTTCCCATGTCTCATCAGGCCTTTGAAGACATCGTGGTGGTGATGATTGGCAACTTGAAAGGCACAGAAATTCTCCATTTAATCCAGAAGGGAATTCACGTCACAGCTGTGGTTGAAGTCGGGCGGAAACACATCATCTGGATGAACCactattttgtgtcttttgttaTTGTTACCACTGCAACCTTAGCCTACTTCATCTTTTATCACATTCGAAGACTTTGGGTAGCAAGGATTCAGAACAGGAGATGGCAGCAATTAACAACAGATCTCAATAAGGCATTTAGCCAGCTGCAACTCCGGGTGTTAAAAGAGGGGGACGAGGAAATCACTCCAAATGGAGACAGCTGTGTAGTTTGCTTTGAACTCTATAAGCCTAATGATACAGTTCGTGTTCTGACTTGTAAACATTTTTTCCACAAGAATTGCATTGACCCTTGGATTCTAGCCCATGGGACATGCCCCATGTGCAAATGTGACATCCTTAAAGCTCTGGGGATTCAAGTAGATGTTGAAGATGGAGCAGAATCATTGCAAGTTCTGATGTCGAACGAATTGCCTGGTACCCTATCACCTATTGATCAGGGGGCGAATAGCGAACTTCCTCCTGCAAGATTATCCGATAAAGTGACCCACGTGGATGAGCAGCCTAGGTCTGAGAATGACAGCCAGCCTAATTCAGTAGTAGAAGAGGTTCATCCTTCACCTTGA